A window of Parasynechococcus marenigrum WH 8102 contains these coding sequences:
- the alaS gene encoding alanine--tRNA ligase produces MAAAASSSSAASAPRSGEDIREAFLNFYAERGHQRMASASLIPEDPTVLLTIAGMLPFKPVFLGQQQRPAPRATSSQKCIRTNDIENVGRTARHHTFFEMLGNFSFGDYFKQQAIEWAWELSTQVYGIDPRNLVVSVFREDDEAEQIWRDVVGVNTKRIIRMDEADNFWASGPTGPCGPCSEIYYDFKPELGDDGIDLEDDDRFIEFYNLVFMQYNRDAEGNLTPLANRNIDTGMGLERMAQILQKVPNNYETDLIFPLIQAAADLACVDYAQLDDKGKTSLKVIGDHSRAVTQLICDGVTASNLGRGYILRRLLRRVVRHGRLLGIDKPFLVTMGEAAIDLLKGAHPGVIERQEVILAELQREEARFLETLERGEKLLAEVLASRPTQISGAQAFELYDTYGFPLELTQEIAEEQRITVDLDGFEVAMEEQRQRAKAAAVSIDLTLQDAIEQVAGDQPATAFKGYDALDHPSTVQALVVNGAPASTASAGDVVQVVLDSTPFYGEGGGQVGDRGSLSGVDVIVAIDSVSRSRDVFVHSGRMERGHLAVGDTVNAQVDRSCRRRAQANHTATHLLQAALKQVVDPGIGQAGSLVDFDRLRFDFHCPTAVTAEQLAQIETLINGWIAEAHCLEVQEMAIDQAKAAGAVAMFGEKYADVVRVVDVPGVSMELCGGTHVANTAEIGLFKIVAESGVAAGIRRIEAVAGPAVLAYLNERDAVVKQLGDRFKAQPAEIVDRVTALQEELKATGKALAAAQAELAVAKAGALAAKAEAVGEFQLLVERLDGVEGAGLQGAAQSLADQLGDGAAVVIGGLPDPGDLGKVILVAAFGKQVIAAKLQAGKFIGGIAKQCGGGGGGRPNLAQAGGRDGAALPGALAAARSELAAALPQS; encoded by the coding sequence ATGGCCGCCGCCGCATCGTCGTCTTCTGCAGCGTCTGCCCCCCGCAGCGGGGAGGACATCCGCGAGGCCTTTCTCAACTTTTATGCCGAGCGCGGCCATCAGCGCATGGCCAGCGCCTCGTTGATTCCAGAGGATCCGACGGTGCTGCTCACCATCGCCGGCATGCTGCCCTTCAAGCCGGTGTTTCTCGGGCAGCAGCAACGGCCGGCTCCACGGGCCACCAGTTCGCAGAAGTGCATCCGCACCAACGACATCGAGAACGTGGGCCGCACGGCTCGGCATCACACATTTTTTGAGATGCTCGGCAACTTCTCGTTTGGGGATTACTTCAAGCAGCAGGCGATTGAGTGGGCCTGGGAACTCAGCACCCAGGTGTATGGCATTGATCCCAGGAATCTGGTGGTGAGTGTGTTCCGGGAGGACGACGAAGCCGAACAGATCTGGCGGGATGTGGTGGGGGTGAATACCAAACGGATCATCCGCATGGATGAAGCCGACAACTTCTGGGCCTCTGGCCCCACTGGCCCCTGTGGCCCTTGCTCGGAGATCTACTACGACTTCAAGCCCGAGCTGGGGGATGACGGCATCGATCTCGAGGACGACGACCGTTTTATCGAGTTCTACAACCTGGTGTTCATGCAGTACAACCGCGACGCCGAGGGCAACCTCACGCCGCTGGCCAACCGCAACATCGACACCGGCATGGGCCTCGAGCGGATGGCACAGATCCTGCAGAAGGTTCCCAACAACTACGAAACCGATCTGATCTTTCCGTTGATTCAGGCGGCGGCGGATCTGGCGTGTGTCGACTACGCGCAGCTCGACGACAAGGGCAAAACGTCGTTGAAAGTGATCGGTGACCACAGCCGTGCGGTCACTCAGTTGATCTGCGATGGCGTGACCGCCAGCAACCTGGGCCGCGGCTACATCCTGCGGCGGCTGCTGCGCCGGGTGGTCCGCCATGGCCGCCTCCTTGGCATCGACAAGCCGTTCCTGGTGACCATGGGGGAAGCGGCGATTGACCTGCTGAAAGGGGCTCACCCGGGCGTGATCGAACGGCAGGAGGTGATCCTGGCCGAACTCCAACGTGAGGAGGCGCGTTTCCTCGAGACGCTCGAGCGGGGCGAAAAGCTGCTGGCGGAGGTGCTAGCCAGCAGGCCAACGCAGATCTCCGGCGCCCAGGCCTTTGAGCTCTACGACACCTACGGCTTTCCCCTGGAGCTCACCCAGGAAATTGCAGAAGAGCAGCGCATCACGGTGGACCTTGATGGCTTTGAGGTGGCGATGGAGGAACAGCGTCAGCGGGCCAAGGCCGCGGCGGTGAGCATTGACCTCACCCTGCAGGATGCGATCGAGCAGGTGGCTGGTGATCAGCCCGCCACCGCGTTCAAGGGCTACGACGCCCTGGATCACCCCAGCACGGTGCAGGCGTTGGTGGTGAACGGGGCGCCGGCCTCAACGGCGTCGGCTGGAGATGTCGTGCAGGTGGTGCTCGACAGCACCCCCTTCTACGGCGAAGGCGGTGGCCAGGTGGGGGATCGCGGATCGCTCAGTGGTGTCGACGTGATCGTGGCCATCGACTCCGTGAGTCGCAGCCGCGATGTGTTCGTGCATTCCGGACGGATGGAACGCGGTCATCTGGCCGTGGGAGACACCGTCAATGCCCAGGTGGATCGGAGCTGCCGGCGTCGGGCCCAGGCCAATCACACCGCTACGCATTTATTGCAGGCTGCGCTCAAGCAGGTGGTGGATCCAGGAATTGGCCAGGCGGGCTCTTTGGTCGACTTCGACCGGCTGCGCTTCGACTTCCATTGCCCGACGGCGGTCACGGCTGAGCAATTGGCGCAGATCGAAACGTTGATCAACGGCTGGATCGCTGAGGCCCACTGCCTCGAGGTGCAGGAGATGGCGATTGATCAGGCCAAGGCGGCTGGTGCCGTGGCGATGTTTGGCGAGAAGTATGCCGATGTGGTGCGTGTGGTCGACGTGCCCGGTGTGTCGATGGAGCTCTGCGGCGGTACCCATGTGGCCAACACCGCCGAGATCGGCCTGTTCAAAATCGTTGCGGAAAGTGGCGTCGCTGCCGGCATCCGCCGGATTGAAGCTGTCGCTGGCCCGGCCGTTCTCGCTTATCTGAACGAGCGCGATGCGGTGGTGAAACAGCTGGGGGATCGTTTCAAGGCCCAGCCGGCCGAGATCGTTGACCGGGTGACGGCGTTGCAGGAGGAGCTCAAGGCCACCGGCAAGGCGCTGGCAGCGGCGCAGGCGGAGCTGGCTGTGGCCAAGGCCGGAGCTCTGGCTGCCAAGGCCGAGGCCGTGGGTGAGTTCCAGCTGCTGGTGGAACGCCTCGACGGCGTTGAAGGTGCCGGTTTGCAGGGGGCAGCCCAGAGCCTTGCCGATCAGCTTGGGGATGGTGCGGCCGTGGTGATCGGCGGTCTGCCAGATCCCGGCGACCTGGGCAAGGTGATCCTGGTGGCGGCCTTCGGCAAGCAGGTGATCGCCGCCAAGCTCCAGGCTGGCAAGTTCATCGGTGGCATCGCCAAGCAGTGCGGCGGCGGCGGCGGCGGCCGCCCGAACCTGGCCCAGGCCGGGGGGCGCGATGGTGCTGCCCTGCCTGGTGCCCTTGCGGCCGCTCGCTCAGAGTTGGCGGCAGCGTTGCCTCAGTCTTGA